In a genomic window of Streptomyces sp. NBC_01231:
- a CDS encoding anti-sigma factor, with product MSLSDRLFRRGDLHSLAAPYALDALEPAERVRFEKHLKGCARCAAEVRTLSEDAVRLAWSTAAPPPAALRDRVLAAVRTTPQEPAARQEHARQDAGRARATQLPPHVWGTQPPPSRSRAPRPRPLFVPFATATAAAALVVASLFAVQANQTRDTLNAERAQSREIAHVLGAPDARSSIGRDTQGGSIGVIASVSEGRAVVTLSGYGDPPSDRVRQLWLMRPDAQPRSLGLFAGDTPLVTSGLDKSATSLAVTVEPDGGSEQPTTQPVVQLALKSVGFGD from the coding sequence ATGAGTCTGAGTGACCGCCTGTTCCGCCGCGGGGATCTCCACTCCCTCGCCGCCCCGTACGCCCTCGACGCCCTGGAACCCGCAGAGCGGGTCCGCTTCGAGAAGCACCTCAAGGGCTGCGCCCGCTGCGCCGCCGAGGTCCGCACCCTGTCCGAGGACGCCGTCCGGCTCGCCTGGTCGACGGCCGCACCGCCGCCCGCCGCGCTGCGCGACCGGGTGCTGGCCGCCGTACGCACGACTCCGCAGGAACCCGCCGCCCGGCAGGAACACGCCCGGCAGGACGCGGGACGGGCGCGGGCGACCCAGTTGCCGCCGCATGTGTGGGGCACGCAGCCACCGCCGTCACGCTCCCGTGCGCCGCGCCCGCGCCCTCTGTTCGTGCCGTTCGCCACGGCGACGGCGGCAGCGGCCCTCGTGGTGGCGTCCCTGTTCGCCGTCCAGGCCAACCAGACACGGGACACGCTGAACGCCGAGCGGGCCCAGTCACGTGAGATCGCCCACGTTCTCGGGGCTCCCGACGCCCGGTCGAGCATCGGGCGGGACACTCAGGGTGGAAGTATCGGAGTGATCGCCTCCGTATCAGAGGGGCGCGCGGTGGTGACCCTGAGCGGCTACGGCGATCCGCCGAGTGACCGCGTACGCCAACTGTGGCTCATGCGCCCCGACGCGCAACCGCGCTCCCTCGGACTCTTCGCCGGCGACACGCCCTTGGTCACGTCCGGGCTGGACAAGTCGGCGACGTCACTCGCTGTGACCGTCGAGCCGGATGGGGGCTCGGAGCAGCCCACCACTCAGCCAGTTGTCCAACTCGCCCTGAAATCGGTGGGATTTGGAGATTGA
- a CDS encoding ATP-binding cassette domain-containing protein: MTSTYAVLSEGLEKRFGAVHALRGLDLAVATGTVCGILGPNGAGKTTAVRLLTTLLRPDAGSARIAGHDLVREAAAVRTRIGVTGQYASVDGDLTGRQNLHLFARLHRVRGPAERAGDLLDRFGLTEAADRPASTYSGGMRRRLDLAASLIRRPEVLFLDEPTTGLDPASRNLIWAAVRDLTADGTTVLLTTQYLEEADQLADDIALVDRGRVAHTGSPAELKALIGAHVEVVVTDVDVMATAAGVLDQLTGAQPSFDHERKAVSAVTRDSTLTLPRLVRELDSAGVPLLDASLRPPTLDDVFLRLTTETALDQKETAA; the protein is encoded by the coding sequence ATGACTTCTACGTACGCTGTACTTAGTGAAGGCCTGGAGAAGCGTTTCGGTGCTGTCCACGCACTCCGCGGCCTGGACCTCGCGGTGGCGACCGGCACGGTCTGCGGAATCCTCGGACCGAACGGGGCGGGCAAGACCACGGCCGTCCGACTGCTCACCACCCTGCTGCGACCGGACGCCGGTTCCGCGCGGATCGCCGGACACGACCTCGTCCGGGAGGCGGCGGCGGTACGGACGAGGATCGGCGTCACCGGGCAGTACGCGTCCGTCGACGGGGACCTCACCGGCCGCCAGAACCTCCACCTGTTCGCCCGGCTGCACCGGGTGCGCGGGCCGGCCGAGCGGGCCGGTGACCTGCTCGACCGCTTCGGACTGACCGAGGCCGCCGACCGGCCCGCGTCCACCTACTCCGGCGGGATGCGCCGCCGTCTGGACCTGGCGGCGAGCCTGATCCGCCGCCCCGAGGTGCTGTTCCTGGACGAGCCGACGACCGGCCTCGACCCGGCGAGCCGGAACCTGATCTGGGCCGCCGTACGCGACCTCACCGCGGACGGCACGACCGTACTGCTGACCACGCAGTACCTGGAGGAAGCCGACCAACTCGCCGACGACATCGCGCTGGTGGACCGGGGCCGGGTGGCACACACGGGTTCGCCGGCCGAACTGAAGGCGCTCATCGGGGCGCATGTCGAGGTGGTCGTCACGGACGTGGACGTCATGGCGACGGCGGCGGGCGTCCTCGACCAGCTCACCGGCGCGCAGCCGTCGTTCGACCACGAGCGGAAGGCCGTCAGCGCGGTCACCCGGGACTCGACGCTCACGCTCCCCCGGCTGGTGCGTGAACTGGACTCGGCCGGCGTGCCGCTGCTGGACGCGAGCCTGCGCCCGCCGACCCTCGACGACGTGTTCCTCCGGCTCACCACGGAGACCGCCCTGGACCAGAAGGAGACCGCCGCATGA
- a CDS encoding DUF4331 domain-containing protein, with the protein MTPNSRTGARHRSLATLICGALAAGGLAAAGVATLEPGAASASSHREAPLISGQPQYDNTDVYAFVSPDKPDTTTIVANWIPMEDPAGGPNFFTFAEDAEYDLRIDSDGDAQEDLLFRYTFKTHTKNDKTFLYNTGPVESLDDPDLNITQTYDLELIKLKHLKAVSKTKIANDVPVAPSNVGKASMPDYNTLRKQAIHKLAGGAQTFAGQADDPFFLDLRVFDLLYGGNLSEVGNDTLKGYNVNSIALQVPNSFLAESHEQPIVGIWSTTQRENAKGYYSQVSRLGMPLVNEVVNPLKDKDKFNASAPRDDAQFLENVTNPELPKLIEGIYKIPAPDEPRNDLVDVFLKGVKDLNQPPYVTPSEQLRLNTSIKPAAKPKRLGVLDGDTAGFPNGRRLTDDVIDASLQVVEGELLGAKNDLGDAVDKNDKDFEKAFPYVALPTEGSRGPLAKGTTDGTDVRSQLGDALQPAGSGSSSDNMTLIAGSAGAGALGILLIGGALMWWRRMQNRAY; encoded by the coding sequence ATGACACCAAACTCCAGGACCGGCGCGCGACACCGGAGCCTTGCGACCCTCATATGCGGAGCGCTGGCCGCCGGGGGGCTCGCAGCCGCCGGCGTGGCCACGCTGGAACCGGGGGCGGCCTCCGCCTCCAGCCACCGGGAGGCCCCGCTGATCTCGGGGCAGCCCCAGTACGACAACACCGACGTGTACGCGTTCGTCAGCCCGGACAAGCCGGACACGACGACCATCGTCGCCAACTGGATCCCGATGGAGGATCCGGCCGGCGGACCCAACTTCTTCACGTTCGCCGAGGACGCCGAGTACGACCTGCGCATCGACAGCGACGGTGACGCGCAGGAAGACCTGCTGTTCCGGTACACGTTCAAGACGCACACGAAGAACGACAAGACGTTCCTGTACAACACGGGTCCGGTCGAGAGCCTCGACGACCCCGACCTCAACATCACGCAGACCTACGACCTCGAGCTGATCAAGCTGAAGCACCTGAAGGCGGTGTCGAAGACCAAGATCGCCAACGACGTGCCGGTGGCGCCGTCGAACGTCGGCAAGGCGTCGATGCCGGACTACAACACCCTGCGCAAGCAGGCGATCCACAAGCTCGCCGGCGGCGCCCAGACGTTCGCCGGGCAGGCCGACGACCCGTTCTTCCTGGACCTCAGGGTCTTCGACCTGCTGTACGGCGGGAACCTGTCCGAGGTCGGCAACGACACGCTCAAGGGCTACAACGTCAACTCCATCGCCCTGCAGGTCCCCAACAGCTTCCTCGCCGAGTCGCACGAACAGCCGATCGTCGGCATCTGGTCGACGACGCAGCGCGAGAACGCCAAGGGCTACTACTCGCAGGTCTCGCGCCTCGGCATGCCGCTGGTGAACGAGGTCGTCAACCCGCTGAAGGACAAGGACAAGTTCAACGCGTCCGCGCCGCGGGACGACGCGCAGTTCCTCGAGAACGTCACCAACCCGGAGCTGCCCAAGCTCATCGAGGGGATCTACAAGATCCCGGCGCCCGACGAGCCGCGCAACGACCTGGTCGACGTGTTCCTCAAGGGGGTCAAGGACCTCAACCAGCCGCCGTACGTGACGCCGTCGGAGCAGCTGCGGCTCAACACCTCGATCAAGCCGGCCGCCAAGCCCAAGCGGCTCGGCGTGCTCGACGGCGACACCGCGGGCTTCCCGAACGGGCGCCGGCTGACCGACGACGTGATCGACGCCTCGCTCCAGGTCGTCGAGGGTGAACTGCTCGGAGCGAAGAACGACCTCGGTGACGCGGTCGACAAGAACGACAAGGACTTCGAGAAGGCCTTCCCGTACGTCGCGCTGCCGACGGAGGGCTCGCGTGGCCCGCTCGCCAAGGGCACGACCGACGGGACCGACGTCCGCAGCCAGCTCGGCGACGCCCTTCAGCCGGCCGGCTCGGGCAGCTCCTCCGACAACATGACCCTGATCGCGGGCTCGGCGGGCGCGGGCGCGCTCGGCATCCTGCTGATCGGCGGGGCCCTGATGTGGTGGCGCCGGATGCAGAACCGGGCGTACTAG
- a CDS encoding ABC transporter permease: MSTLAYDGTAMLGRQLRRTRNNPGLIVLTQTMPVTMLLFFGYVFGSALAMPGGEYRSFLVPGLLVATAANGIMTGMFQAAQDTHRGVMDRFRTLPMSRAAVPLGQAGADLVVTAAGTVPFLLVGLAVGWRIEGSAFEAVGAFGLLLLFRFATTWIGIFLGLLTRNEEAAGQLGGATFLLPLLSNAYIPTEGLPGWLRVVAEWNPISAMSTALRDLFGNAPVPQGAAWPVAHPVAGSLVWCAVLLAVFAPAAVHRYANGER, from the coding sequence ATGAGCACGCTGGCGTACGACGGAACCGCGATGCTCGGCCGCCAGCTGCGGCGGACACGGAACAACCCGGGCCTGATCGTCCTGACCCAGACCATGCCGGTCACCATGCTGCTGTTCTTCGGTTACGTCTTCGGCAGCGCACTGGCGATGCCGGGCGGGGAGTACCGCTCGTTCCTGGTGCCGGGCCTGCTGGTGGCGACCGCCGCGAACGGGATCATGACCGGGATGTTCCAGGCGGCCCAGGACACCCACCGGGGCGTGATGGACCGCTTCCGCACGCTGCCGATGAGCCGGGCCGCGGTACCGCTCGGCCAGGCGGGCGCGGATCTGGTGGTCACGGCGGCCGGCACGGTGCCCTTCCTGCTGGTGGGGCTCGCGGTGGGCTGGCGGATCGAGGGGAGCGCGTTCGAAGCGGTGGGCGCCTTCGGCCTGTTGCTGCTGTTCCGGTTCGCGACCACGTGGATCGGGATCTTCCTGGGCCTGCTCACCCGGAACGAGGAGGCCGCGGGCCAGCTGGGCGGCGCGACCTTCCTGCTGCCGCTGCTGTCGAACGCGTACATCCCGACCGAGGGCCTGCCGGGCTGGCTGCGCGTGGTCGCCGAGTGGAATCCGATCAGCGCGATGTCGACGGCCCTGCGGGACCTGTTCGGAAACGCGCCGGTGCCTCAGGGTGCGGCCTGGCCGGTGGCCCATCCGGTCGCCGGGTCACTGGTCTGGTGCGCGGTGCTCCTGGCGGTGTTCGCGCCGGCTGCCGTGCACCGGTACGCGAACGGCGAGCGATGA
- a CDS encoding tetratricopeptide repeat protein, translating to MPRRTNDSAPASGHMAPPPAAPEREHGTGSPAGAETPSTPEATEAKTPAFGPEPATTPRPAGTETDSAPRPATAETDSAARPAAAEADSAPQPQPVEAEAETASAPEAAGSHPDGPSATTGTEAGSVAGPVPSREETGVGQGDGTDTGTPSEEPAEVGEGSGGDPRVVAVRRVSAAGRRWRVAQLAGCAALLAVALTAGSIVVGAARDGGGTGVAPASAALSPQLLTSGDIDTSITALQAHLRAQPRDFSGWATLGLAYVEQARTKGDPSRYPQAERALKHSLDLEPDNDQALAGRAALAAARHHFEDALTYADRTLEQNPYSERALSTRIDALVELGRYDDASKAADTADTRRPGVPVFTRYAYVHELRGDVRTARRVLEQALATATAPGDVAYVSTSLGQLAWNQGDYKAALKHYARALAADESYLPALEGRARAQAADGDKAAALRNMEAVVARYPLPGPLVELGELYEDRDADGDRAKAHDQYALVDAWTALARANKVNADLDTALAAADHGDKAEALRAARAEWSRRHTVHTADALAWALHVNGRDEEALPYARRATATGYRNAAFRYHRGMIERATGHEKEARTHLTAALELNPGFSPLGAREARKALKALEAAR from the coding sequence ATGCCCCGGCGTACGAACGACAGCGCACCGGCCAGCGGCCACATGGCACCGCCACCCGCCGCACCGGAGCGCGAGCACGGCACGGGTTCACCCGCCGGGGCAGAGACACCGAGCACGCCGGAGGCCACCGAAGCGAAGACGCCGGCCTTCGGCCCGGAGCCGGCCACCACACCGCGCCCCGCCGGGACGGAGACGGACTCGGCGCCGCGCCCCGCCACGGCTGAGACGGACTCGGCGGCGCGCCCCGCCGCGGCTGAGGCAGACTCCGCGCCGCAGCCGCAGCCCGTCGAGGCTGAGGCCGAGACGGCCAGCGCGCCGGAAGCCGCGGGGTCACACCCCGACGGGCCGTCCGCAACGACCGGAACGGAAGCCGGCTCGGTTGCGGGCCCCGTACCCTCCCGCGAGGAAACCGGCGTGGGCCAGGGCGACGGCACCGATACCGGCACGCCGAGCGAGGAGCCCGCTGAGGTCGGTGAGGGGTCGGGCGGGGATCCGCGGGTCGTCGCCGTGCGGCGGGTCTCGGCTGCCGGACGGCGTTGGCGGGTTGCCCAACTCGCCGGGTGCGCCGCCCTGTTGGCGGTGGCGCTCACCGCCGGATCCATCGTGGTCGGGGCCGCTCGGGACGGCGGGGGCACGGGGGTGGCACCCGCGTCCGCCGCGCTGTCACCGCAGTTGCTCACCAGCGGTGACATCGACACGAGCATCACCGCTCTCCAGGCCCATCTCCGCGCCCAGCCACGGGACTTCAGCGGCTGGGCCACCCTGGGTCTCGCCTACGTCGAGCAGGCCAGGACCAAGGGCGACCCCTCGCGCTACCCGCAGGCCGAGCGCGCCCTGAAGCACTCGCTGGACCTGGAGCCGGACAACGACCAGGCCCTGGCCGGCCGAGCGGCCCTCGCCGCCGCCCGGCACCACTTCGAGGACGCGCTGACGTACGCCGACCGGACCCTGGAACAGAACCCCTACAGCGAACGCGCGCTGTCCACCCGTATCGACGCGCTCGTCGAACTCGGCCGCTACGACGACGCGTCGAAGGCGGCCGACACCGCCGACACCCGGCGGCCGGGCGTCCCCGTCTTCACGCGGTACGCGTACGTGCACGAGCTGCGCGGTGACGTACGGACCGCGAGGCGGGTGCTGGAGCAGGCGCTCGCCACCGCCACCGCCCCGGGAGACGTGGCGTACGTGTCCACCTCACTCGGCCAACTCGCCTGGAACCAGGGCGACTACAAGGCGGCCCTGAAGCACTACGCGCGCGCCCTCGCCGCCGACGAGAGCTACCTCCCGGCCCTGGAGGGCCGTGCCCGCGCCCAGGCCGCCGACGGCGACAAGGCCGCGGCGCTGCGGAACATGGAGGCCGTGGTCGCCCGCTACCCGCTGCCCGGCCCGCTGGTCGAACTCGGCGAGCTGTACGAGGACCGGGACGCCGACGGCGACCGTGCGAAGGCACACGACCAGTACGCCCTCGTCGACGCCTGGACGGCACTCGCCCGCGCCAACAAGGTCAACGCCGACCTCGACACCGCGCTCGCCGCCGCCGACCACGGCGACAAGGCCGAGGCGCTGCGCGCGGCCCGCGCCGAGTGGTCCCGCCGCCACACCGTGCACACGGCGGACGCTCTCGCCTGGGCCCTGCACGTCAACGGCCGTGACGAGGAGGCCCTGCCGTACGCCCGCCGGGCCACCGCCACCGGCTACCGCAACGCCGCGTTCCGCTACCACCGCGGGATGATCGAGCGGGCCACCGGCCACGAGAAGGAAGCGCGCACCCATCTGACGGCGGCGCTGGAGCTGAACCCCGGCTTCTCGCCGCTGGGCGCCCGCGAGGCCCGTAAGGCGCTCAAGGCACTGGAGGCCGCCCGGTGA
- a CDS encoding sigma-70 family RNA polymerase sigma factor, whose protein sequence is MEADELLVMVAGGDQRAFEELYGLVSGPVFGLVRRVVRDPAQSEEVAQEVLLELWRTASRFDPGRGSALSWVLTLAHRRAVDRVRSARAAGEREQREARRSHHPAFDQVTEEVEAGLEREWVRRCLDGLTALQRQSVTLAYYEGYTYREVAERLSLPLGTVKTRMRDGLTRLRECLGGAA, encoded by the coding sequence TTGGAGGCGGACGAGCTGCTGGTGATGGTGGCCGGCGGCGACCAGAGGGCCTTCGAGGAGTTGTACGGGCTGGTGTCCGGACCGGTGTTCGGCCTTGTGCGGAGGGTGGTACGGGATCCCGCGCAGTCGGAGGAGGTGGCGCAGGAGGTGCTGCTGGAACTCTGGCGTACCGCGTCGCGGTTCGATCCCGGGCGCGGCAGCGCCCTGTCCTGGGTCCTCACCCTCGCCCACCGCCGGGCCGTCGACCGGGTGCGCAGCGCCCGGGCGGCCGGCGAACGCGAACAGCGCGAGGCCCGCCGCTCCCACCACCCCGCCTTCGACCAGGTCACCGAGGAGGTCGAGGCCGGACTCGAACGGGAGTGGGTGCGACGCTGTCTGGACGGACTCACCGCCCTGCAGCGCCAGTCGGTCACACTCGCCTATTACGAGGGCTATACGTACCGTGAAGTGGCCGAGCGGCTCTCCCTGCCCCTTGGCACGGTCAAGACCCGCATGCGCGACGGACTCACCCGGCTGCGCGAGTGCCTGGGAGGTGCCGCATGA